The genomic stretch gttcccactttgtgctcagtgattctgggtagacccaacacgaccttgaactggatatgcagacaatgaatgaaattgcCTCCAAAGAGTTTGGGTGCTTAACTATATAATCTGGCTTTAGTGAGTACAAAAGTCATGAACCGTTATATTGGTTACATTTTTGGTTAGAAGAAGTAAGCCCTGGCCtacatacaatttattttaGAACGTTATATGGCCAAATGCTTGTAGATATCAGCTAATCTAGGGTTTAACCTAAAATCAAGTGTTAGGGAGTTTGTCCCCCTTTGGTGCAGTAACAGGTTTTTGTTCCAGCAGCCACAGCACCTGAACATTAGATGATGCAGAACCACTGAAGCTAAGAAGGTTTGGGCCTGGCCAGTACTTGGACGGGAGATGACTTAGGATGGCTTTGGTGGCTGCTGTAAGTGAGGTGTTGGGGCAATAGCTCCAAATTTggcacacagaaaaaaaataggaCTTTATTAGTGAAATATCTGGATAAAAACTTACAATTTCATGAAAACCTTTTATTAATTCACAACTTATtagtaaaatgacaaaaggcaccagtttgtttaaataataacttaatttaattatttttcttacaatatctttaatgaaatattatgCATAATGAATTTTAATGCAACAAGCTGACCTATGAGGAGGAGTTTGGTTTTTGCATGAATCCATAAAACAATTAACAATAAGCTGTGTGACACATTCACCCAAAATTTACCCATCTATGACTCCCTGCTCTTTATAAATTACACAAAAGAGGTTATGAAATATCATCTCCAAAAAAAATGGTGCACAATAAGTACTACAGAGCCAGTTGTGATTTAGATTCACACAGCCATTCATTTACCAGGGCTGGACCTTTTTCTCAGACACAAACTGGCCATGGGGCTCTTTGGCACCAGGGGGCAGCAGGGCAAGGTAGACTGGAGTGATGGCACCCTCGTCTGGTGACTTTGTAGCATTGGGGCCTGCCATATCTGTCCTAACCCAGCCGGGACAGCAGGCATTACACAGGATTCCATCTCCGGGTCTCTCCGCTGTCAGTCTTCTGGCCTGGATCCTGGTCAGCGTGGTAAGGCCAGTTTTGGACACTCCATATGCTGTATTAGGCCAGCCTCTTTGGGTATGAGCTCCTTCCTGAGCATCCTTCACAAAACGCTCCATCAACCccaccagctcctcctctgTGATGTCATCACTGCGGAACCAGGCCTGGAGGTCTGGACTGCAGCGGCCCAGAGCTATAGAGCTCATCACACTGGATACATTCACCACTCTCCCTGAGaaagatagtgtgtgtgtgtgagagagagaaaatgggtcTGTAAAGTTTGCCACAACTTAATAGGGTTTTTACTCTgaatattgttaaatatttttgctttaaaatgtaaaaaaaaaatatatatgcattGTGAACAAATATAACTAGGGGCTAGGCATATggcacaaataaaatataatcctcattatcatcatcatcatcatcatcatctttataGCACACTGGCATATTAAAACGACACTCAAATTGTTTTACAGAGAATGAGCAGTTAAGAACaagcattaaaaacaacaacagctgaGGCAGATCTAGACATTACTGTTAGTATCTTGTGTAGCTGAAAGTCATGACTTACCCCCTGGTTTAATGATGGGGAGGAACTCATTGCACATATCTCTGGTGGCAAAGAAATTGGTCCTTAGTGTCACCTCAGCCTGGATGCCAAATGGTGTTGTATCTGCCACTATTATAAACAAGCACATAAATGCTTAACT from Hoplias malabaricus isolate fHopMal1 chromosome 2, fHopMal1.hap1, whole genome shotgun sequence encodes the following:
- the cbr1 gene encoding carbonyl reductase [NADPH] 1 isoform X2, whose product is MSAGRVAVVSGSNKGIGLAVVRALCKQFDGDVYLTARDMGRGQVAVEGLKKEGLSPLFHQLDITDPDSVCTARDFFKGQYGGVDVLINNAGIAFKMADTTPFGIQAEVTLRTNFFATRDMCNEFLPIIKPGGRVVNVSSVMSSIALGRCSPDLQAWFRSDDITEEELVGLMERFVKDAQEGAHTQRGWPNTAYGVSKTGLTTLTRIQARRLTAERPGDGILCNACCPGWVRTDMAGPNATKSPDEGAITPVYLALLPPGAKEPHGQFVSEKKVQPW
- the cbr1 gene encoding carbonyl reductase [NADPH] 1 isoform X1, translating into MIVGNHCSLVCLRSEAQRLMRWNVMSAGRVAVVSGSNKGIGLAVVRALCKQFDGDVYLTARDMGRGQVAVEGLKKEGLSPLFHQLDITDPDSVCTARDFFKGQYGGVDVLINNAGIAFKMADTTPFGIQAEVTLRTNFFATRDMCNEFLPIIKPGGRVVNVSSVMSSIALGRCSPDLQAWFRSDDITEEELVGLMERFVKDAQEGAHTQRGWPNTAYGVSKTGLTTLTRIQARRLTAERPGDGILCNACCPGWVRTDMAGPNATKSPDEGAITPVYLALLPPGAKEPHGQFVSEKKVQPW